Below is a genomic region from Hypomesus transpacificus isolate Combined female chromosome 1, fHypTra1, whole genome shotgun sequence.
TTGTTCTAGAGCTAAAGCAGAATACTTTCCCTGCCCACACATCTTACTCACTGGCCAAGAAAGAAATCTACTTACAACAAAGCAGAGGGTGACTAATTGTGTTTTTCCATTATACCTatgaatgtattttatatttggAAGTGCCTGACTGATTTCTATGGCTAGGGCCTGACTAGGATAGAGGTATGTGTGTTATCCCTTCAAATGTTCACTGGGTTCACACACAATTgataaaagtatttttttatcaatatgGATGATAGACCCTGACAAGTTATAATTCCCTTCAAACAGTGTCTTTTCAAATAGTATGTTTTCAAATATTTCAGAAAagatatgataaaaaaaaagcgCTTTTTGATTGTTGAGTTGAAAGGCAAGATAACAGGCAGTGTGGAAATTGTGCTTTCCTCACAATCACCTCTGATTCTTCAATTTCCTATATCCCTCATTCTCCCTTTCTTACTTCCTgtcccttttctctttttctcactcagCAGCCGCAGCCCCAGCCACCCTTCTCATCACTCTGGCCACCCCCCCTACCTAGGGTCACTGTGTGTCCCCCGACACTGCCGGGGGGCTGGCTCAGAATGAGAGGTTTCTGGGACTTGAGCTTGTGCGCCACTGTCATGAAGATGGCCTCCACATGGTCGCTGTTTCCTCGCTGGTTGATGGATCCGTCCACGCCAGCCGTTGGGTTCTTGGCAGACGTCTCAAACAGGGGCATAGAGTGAGTATCGGCAAACTGCTGCGCCAGGTCCGTGCCCACCTGGATGGAGTCCTGGAGGTCGCATTTGTTTCCCACCAGGATCCTGGGCACTTCCTGTCCCAGAGCATGCTGCTTGCACTCCTCGATCCAAGCCGGGAGGCTGCGGAAGCTGGCGGCGCTGGTCATGTCGTAGACGAAGACCACCGCGTGGACGTTTCGATAGTAGTGCTGTACCATAGACTTCCTGAAACGTTCCTGTCCGGCTGTATCCCACAGCTGGACCTGcagaagacaggaaggaagatcgacatacacacactcagatgaaTCACTTATTTTGTTCAACGGGTATGAGAGCTGCTCATATGTCCTGTAATGTGTTTATGATTCTGCAGAGGGCAGCCAGAACACAGTGCATCTTATTTTGCAGCCACTGCCCTTTAGATAAAGGACCCTTACAAGATACCCTTATCTTGAAGGTTGGTTGGCCTTATACTGTGCATCGTTGTAAGAACCCATGTAAAATAACTCCTGTTTCTTATTCCAATGGTTTGACACTTCTCATTCGCTTACCTTTATTTTTTCGCCGTCAATCTCGATAACTTTCTCCCTGAAGTCCACCCCGATCGTGGCCTCGGTTTTCTCTGGGAATTTGCCTGCACAGAATCGGTAGGTGAGGCATGTCTTGCCCACACCAGAGTCCCCAATCACGATGATCTTGAAGATTCGTGTCCGTGGTGGCGGAAGGTTCACGCTGGTCAGAGAATTGGCAAATTCAGTAGATGTCTCCAGATTTGCCATATTGATAAACAAGCCACTAAACTTGTTATTCGATACGAGCTGTAGCTAGCTCGACCACGAGCAAATATGTTGTGACTCGCGAACTTGCAGCGATTGATCTGTCGGAACAGGACAACCTTGCCCTTGAGACATACAAATTAATATTCATATGTAACCAAGGACACCAGCAACAAACAGCTACCTGGTTACGTTTTAAATCGTACCAGTTCTGAACTGTTGTTCACAAAAATAATATTTATGGGTACTATGCAGCTAGTGGCTGGTTCGTCGCCACGTACAATGTTGAAGGACTCATCTCGCGAGAACTTTCTGGAAAGGGAAAGTCTTTATTGATTGGATCCGTTTCGACCAAAATAGGCGTGTTTTGAATAAATCAACCTTTCACTTCCAAATAAGGCGTACTCATTAACATTTGTAGGGTTTAAACGTCTCTGGGCTCTGTGACTCTTGTCAAATAAGTGTGCTTTAAACAGAAAGCGCTATTACTGTACAGAAGTGTTCGCGTTGAGTGAAATATAATCTGGGAAGGTCCAAAAGTATTGTTACTTTGAATAATTTATTCAGGATGTAAACTGCTAAATGCAGCCTTTTGGGACTGCCAAATATGTTTGCCACTGCTTTCTATAGTTTAGCAAGTGACTCAGTAAATTGAATAGCACCAgtaaacgtaaaaaaaaacagtctggCAACAAATCTCTTTACCTGTAGGCTCGCAGTTTGAAGTTTTCTAACTTCAGCTCCAAACAAATACTCTTCTGCCTGGCCAAACATTGGACATTATTCCCCTGTATCAAAGTCCAGACCAGTCTTTGTGCAGTCGACAACCCGAGCACAACAGGTCTGTGAGCATTTAACCATTGCCACGAATgacaaaacatttttacattagAAGTATGTAATCTACAATTTAAAGTATGCTTAGAATACTTTGTTCATTTAATTATTTGACTAAAACTTCCCTTATGTCTACTTTGTGTGTCTGAACCATGTTATTGTATGGCTCTGAACTCCCAGGCACAAACAGACATGGATctggctccctctcccccaggattGGATCTTGAGTATCAGACCATTTTCTCCACTGGGTCCCTGGTTTTCTTGCAAGAGCTCATCTCCACTTTTGATGAAGAGGTTGACAGGGTGACGCTTATTTTATATTACTCATAGACACTGTTTGCATATAGCAAACAGTGCCATAAAATCACACTTTTTAAATGATAACCTGAAAAAGAATTCACATACAATAGCAATTTGAATGAGACATTTTAGTAACTGGAATCCTTTACAACAAAGAGATTCAATGATTCACACTCTGCACCTTGATATTCTAGATCCTGAAGCTCCGGATCTCCAGGAAGGCTCACCTGGACCTGTCAGGTGACCTCCCAGAGTTCT
It encodes:
- the rab33ba gene encoding RAB33B, member RAS oncogene family a, with amino-acid sequence MANLETSTEFANSLTSVNLPPPRTRIFKIIVIGDSGVGKTCLTYRFCAGKFPEKTEATIGVDFREKVIEIDGEKIKVQLWDTAGQERFRKSMVQHYYRNVHAVVFVYDMTSAASFRSLPAWIEECKQHALGQEVPRILVGNKCDLQDSIQVGTDLAQQFADTHSMPLFETSAKNPTAGVDGSINQRGNSDHVEAIFMTVAHKLKSQKPLILSQPPGSVGGHTVTLGRGGGQSDEKGGWGCGC